One stretch of Segatella copri DNA includes these proteins:
- a CDS encoding ABC-F family ATP-binding cassette domain-containing protein codes for MITVDGLTVEFGGTTLFKDISFQINEKDRIALMGKNGAGKSTLLKIIAGVRNATRGTVSAPKDCVIAYLPQHLMTEDGRTVFEETCQAFAHLHEMQAEIDRINNELTTRTDYDSDDYMQLIEKVSSLSEKFYAIDMTHFEEDVEKTLLGLGFERSDFNRPTSEFSGGWRMRIELAKLLLKSPDVLLLDEPTNHLDIESIGWLEDFIINSSKAVVVISHDRKFVDDITTRTIEVTMGRIYDYKATYSQYLELRKERREQQMKKYEEQQKMIAETKDFIERFKGTYSKTFQVQSRVKMLEKLELIEVDEEDTSRLRLKFPPSPRSGAYPVQMSDVAMSFDDKKIFSGVNLTVERGDKIAFVGRNGEGKSTLVKCIMGQLQNEGKLELGHNVQIGYFAQNQASLLDGELTVFQTIDDVAKGEIRNKIRDLLGAFMFGGEDSTKKVKVLSGGERTRLAILKLLLEPVNLLILDEPTNHLDLKTKDVLKQALLDFDGTLIVVSHDRDFLDGLVSKVYEFGHGRVREHLCGIYEFLESKKMENLQELEKKQ; via the coding sequence ATGATTACAGTTGATGGATTGACCGTAGAATTTGGCGGCACCACCCTATTCAAAGACATTTCCTTCCAGATCAACGAGAAGGACCGTATAGCCCTGATGGGAAAGAATGGCGCAGGAAAGAGCACCTTGCTCAAGATTATCGCCGGTGTGAGAAATGCTACTCGTGGCACCGTTTCCGCTCCCAAGGATTGCGTCATCGCCTATCTGCCTCAGCATCTGATGACCGAAGACGGCAGAACCGTATTCGAGGAAACCTGTCAGGCGTTTGCCCATCTGCACGAAATGCAGGCTGAGATTGACCGCATCAACAACGAGCTTACCACCCGTACCGATTACGACAGCGATGATTACATGCAGCTCATTGAGAAAGTATCCTCTCTCTCAGAGAAATTCTACGCCATCGACATGACTCATTTCGAGGAAGATGTAGAGAAGACGCTGCTCGGTCTCGGTTTCGAGCGCTCTGATTTCAACCGCCCTACAAGCGAGTTTTCGGGAGGATGGAGAATGAGGATTGAGCTGGCAAAACTGCTCTTGAAATCGCCAGACGTACTGCTGCTCGATGAGCCAACCAATCATCTCGACATTGAATCCATCGGCTGGCTCGAAGACTTCATCATCAACAGTTCGAAAGCAGTAGTTGTCATCAGCCACGACCGAAAATTCGTTGACGACATTACAACAAGAACCATCGAAGTAACCATGGGCCGCATCTACGACTACAAAGCCACTTACAGCCAATATCTGGAACTGCGTAAGGAACGCCGCGAACAGCAGATGAAGAAATATGAGGAACAGCAGAAGATGATTGCTGAAACCAAGGACTTTATAGAACGCTTCAAAGGCACTTATTCTAAAACCTTCCAGGTGCAGAGCCGCGTGAAGATGCTAGAGAAACTGGAACTTATCGAAGTGGATGAAGAAGATACAAGTCGCCTTCGACTCAAGTTCCCGCCGAGCCCACGAAGCGGTGCTTATCCGGTTCAGATGAGCGATGTGGCGATGTCGTTTGATGACAAGAAGATTTTCAGCGGCGTGAATCTTACCGTAGAAAGAGGCGACAAGATTGCCTTCGTGGGAAGAAACGGAGAGGGTAAGTCAACGCTTGTGAAATGTATCATGGGTCAGCTTCAGAACGAAGGAAAGTTGGAATTGGGACATAATGTGCAGATAGGTTATTTCGCCCAGAACCAGGCTTCTCTGCTCGATGGCGAACTTACCGTATTCCAGACCATTGATGATGTTGCCAAAGGTGAAATCCGCAACAAGATACGCGATTTGCTCGGAGCCTTCATGTTTGGCGGAGAGGATTCTACCAAGAAGGTGAAAGTATTGTCGGGAGGTGAGCGCACCCGCCTTGCCATTCTCAAACTGCTGCTGGAGCCGGTGAATCTGCTGATTCTCGATGAGCCTACCAACCACCTCGACCTGAAGACCAAGGATGTGCTGAAGCAGGCATTGCTCGATTTCGACGGAACGCTCATCGTAGTTAGTCACGACCGTGATTTCCTCGATGGTCTTGTCAGCAAGGTTTATGAGTTCGGTCATGGTCGCGTCCGCGAACATCTCTGCGGCATTTACGAATTCCTGGAATCGAAGAAGATGGAAAATCTTCAGGAACTGGAGAAGAAACAATAA
- the nifJ gene encoding pyruvate:ferredoxin (flavodoxin) oxidoreductase, translating to MAKEKKFITCDGNTAAAHVSYMFTEVAAIYPITPSSPMAEHVDEWAAKGRKNLFGQRVSIQEMESEAGAAGAVHGSLQAGALTSTYTASQGLLLMIPNMYKIAGELLPCVFNVSARTLASHSLCIFGDHQDVMACRQTGFAMFCSGSVQEVMDLSAVPHLATLETKVPFINFFDGFRTSHEYHKIEEMDMEDIRPLVKDEFIEDFRNRALTPERPVTRGTAENPETFFTHREACNTYYDAIPEVVEKYCQEMTKITGREYHLFNYYGAEDAENIIILMGSATEPAREAIDYLNKQGKKVGMVAVHLYRPFSVDFLKKVIPATVKRIAVLDRTKEPGAEGEPLYLDVKSALYDDERKPLIVGGRYGLGSSDTTPAKIVAVFKNLELPQPKNHFTVGIVDDVTFTSLPEEEEIPMGGDDLFEAKFYGLGADGTVGANKNSVQIIGNNTNKYCQAYFSYDSKKSGGFTCSHLRFGDSPIHSAYQVNTPNFVACHVQAYLHMYDVTRGLRKNGFFLLNTIFDGEELVNFIPNKVKRYFAQNNITVYYINATKIAQEIGLGNRTNTILQSAFFRITEVIPLDLAVEQMKAFIVKSYSKKGQDVVDKNFGAVDRGGEYKQLTVDPAWANLADDEAKEDNAPAFVKELVRPINGQAGDLLKVSDFVKHNTVDGTWQNGTSAFEKRGVEAFVPVWNVENCIQCNKCSFVCPHAAIRPFVLTDEELAGIEGLETQDVKAPKALAGMHFRIETSVLDCLGCGNCADVCPGKKGEKALTMVPFNVDAEDMIKEAANWEYLVHKVASKQDLVDIKQSPKNSQFAQPLFEFSGACSGCGETPYVKLISQLFGDRQMIANATGCSSIYSASIPSTPYTKNAKGQGPAFDNSLFEDFCEFGLGMVMGNKKMKERIAHLLEEAKASEKVSAEFVAAADKWMANMNDSEGSKEAAAELKPLIAACAEKGCPICKELKTLDHYLVKRSQWIIGGDGASYDIGYGGLDHVLASGEDVNILVLDTEVYSNTGGQSSKSTPLGAIAQFAAQGKRIRKKDLGLMQTTYGYIYVAQVAMGADNAQTLKAIREAEAYPGPSLIIAYAPCINHGLKRKGGMGRSQHEEELAVECGYWHLWRYNPLLADEGKNPFTLDSKAPNWENFRDFLLGEVRYLSVQKAFPKEADELFSQAEKMAKLRYQTYVRKSQEDWSEQI from the coding sequence ATGGCTAAAGAGAAAAAATTTATCACTTGTGATGGTAACACAGCTGCCGCACACGTAAGCTACATGTTTACTGAGGTTGCTGCTATCTACCCTATTACTCCATCATCACCAATGGCGGAGCATGTAGATGAATGGGCTGCCAAAGGTCGTAAGAACCTTTTCGGTCAGCGAGTTTCTATCCAGGAAATGGAATCAGAGGCTGGTGCTGCCGGTGCAGTTCACGGTTCTCTCCAGGCTGGTGCCTTGACTTCAACTTACACTGCTTCTCAGGGTTTGTTGCTGATGATTCCTAACATGTACAAGATTGCTGGTGAGTTGCTCCCTTGCGTGTTCAACGTATCAGCTCGTACATTGGCTTCTCACTCACTTTGTATCTTCGGTGACCACCAGGACGTAATGGCTTGCCGCCAGACAGGTTTCGCTATGTTCTGCTCAGGTTCTGTTCAGGAGGTTATGGACCTCTCTGCAGTTCCTCACTTGGCTACATTGGAGACAAAGGTTCCTTTCATTAACTTCTTCGACGGTTTCCGTACTTCTCACGAGTACCACAAGATCGAGGAGATGGATATGGAAGACATCCGTCCATTGGTTAAGGATGAGTTCATCGAGGACTTCCGTAACCGTGCTTTGACTCCTGAGCGTCCTGTTACTCGCGGTACCGCTGAGAACCCAGAGACATTCTTTACTCACCGTGAGGCTTGCAACACTTACTACGATGCAATCCCTGAGGTAGTAGAGAAGTACTGCCAGGAGATGACTAAGATCACTGGCCGTGAGTACCACCTCTTCAACTACTATGGTGCTGAGGATGCTGAGAACATCATCATCCTGATGGGTTCTGCTACAGAGCCAGCTCGCGAGGCTATCGACTACTTGAACAAGCAGGGCAAGAAGGTTGGTATGGTTGCAGTTCACCTGTACCGTCCATTCTCTGTTGACTTCCTGAAGAAGGTTATCCCAGCTACTGTTAAGCGCATCGCTGTTCTCGACCGTACTAAGGAGCCAGGTGCAGAGGGTGAGCCATTGTACCTCGACGTTAAGTCAGCTCTCTACGATGACGAGCGCAAGCCATTGATCGTTGGCGGTCGCTACGGTCTCGGTTCTTCTGATACAACTCCAGCTAAGATCGTTGCTGTATTCAAGAACCTCGAGTTGCCACAGCCAAAGAACCACTTCACTGTAGGTATCGTTGATGACGTTACATTCACTTCTCTCCCAGAAGAGGAGGAGATCCCAATGGGTGGCGACGACTTGTTCGAGGCTAAGTTCTACGGTTTGGGTGCTGACGGTACTGTTGGTGCTAACAAGAACTCAGTTCAGATTATCGGTAACAATACTAACAAGTATTGCCAGGCATACTTCTCTTACGACTCTAAGAAGTCTGGTGGTTTCACCTGCTCTCACTTGCGTTTCGGCGACAGCCCTATCCACAGCGCATACCAGGTAAATACTCCTAACTTCGTAGCTTGCCACGTACAGGCTTATCTCCACATGTACGATGTAACACGTGGTTTGCGTAAGAACGGTTTCTTCCTGTTGAACACTATCTTCGACGGTGAGGAGTTGGTTAACTTCATCCCTAACAAGGTAAAGCGTTACTTCGCTCAGAACAACATCACTGTTTACTATATCAACGCAACTAAGATTGCTCAGGAGATTGGTCTCGGTAACCGTACCAACACCATCCTCCAGTCTGCATTCTTCCGTATCACAGAGGTTATTCCTTTGGATCTCGCTGTAGAGCAGATGAAGGCATTCATCGTTAAGTCTTACTCTAAGAAGGGTCAGGACGTTGTTGACAAGAACTTCGGCGCTGTTGACCGTGGTGGTGAGTACAAGCAGTTGACAGTAGATCCAGCTTGGGCTAACCTCGCTGACGATGAGGCTAAGGAGGATAACGCTCCAGCATTCGTTAAGGAGCTCGTTCGTCCTATCAACGGCCAGGCAGGTGACCTCTTGAAGGTTTCTGACTTCGTTAAGCACAACACAGTTGACGGTACATGGCAGAACGGTACTTCAGCATTCGAGAAGCGTGGTGTTGAGGCATTCGTACCAGTATGGAACGTAGAGAACTGTATCCAGTGTAACAAGTGTTCATTCGTTTGTCCTCACGCAGCTATCCGTCCATTCGTATTGACCGACGAGGAGCTTGCAGGCATCGAGGGTCTCGAGACTCAGGATGTAAAGGCACCTAAGGCTTTGGCTGGTATGCACTTCCGCATCGAGACATCAGTACTCGACTGTCTGGGTTGTGGTAACTGTGCTGACGTCTGCCCAGGTAAGAAGGGTGAGAAGGCGTTGACAATGGTTCCATTCAACGTAGACGCAGAGGATATGATCAAGGAAGCAGCTAATTGGGAGTACCTCGTACACAAGGTAGCTTCTAAGCAGGATCTCGTTGACATCAAGCAGAGCCCTAAGAACTCTCAGTTCGCTCAGCCATTGTTCGAGTTCTCTGGTGCTTGCTCTGGTTGTGGTGAGACTCCATACGTTAAGTTGATTTCTCAGCTCTTCGGTGATCGTCAGATGATTGCTAACGCTACTGGTTGTTCTTCTATCTACTCAGCTTCTATCCCATCAACTCCATATACAAAGAACGCTAAGGGTCAGGGTCCTGCATTCGACAACTCATTGTTCGAGGACTTCTGCGAGTTCGGTCTCGGTATGGTAATGGGTAACAAGAAGATGAAGGAGCGTATCGCTCACTTGCTCGAGGAGGCTAAGGCTAGCGAGAAGGTTTCTGCTGAGTTCGTAGCTGCTGCTGACAAGTGGATGGCTAACATGAACGATTCTGAGGGTTCTAAGGAGGCTGCTGCAGAGTTGAAGCCTCTCATCGCTGCTTGCGCTGAGAAGGGTTGCCCTATCTGCAAGGAGCTCAAGACTTTGGATCACTACCTCGTTAAGCGTTCACAGTGGATCATCGGTGGTGACGGTGCTTCTTATGATATCGGTTACGGTGGTCTCGACCACGTATTGGCTTCTGGTGAGGATGTTAACATCCTGGTACTCGATACTGAGGTTTACTCTAACACTGGTGGTCAGTCTTCTAAGTCTACTCCACTCGGTGCTATCGCACAGTTCGCTGCTCAGGGTAAGCGTATCCGTAAGAAGGATCTCGGTTTGATGCAGACTACATATGGTTACATCTACGTAGCTCAGGTAGCTATGGGTGCTGACAATGCTCAGACATTGAAGGCTATCCGCGAGGCTGAGGCTTATCCAGGTCCATCACTCATCATCGCTTACGCACCATGTATCAACCACGGTTTGAAGCGTAAGGGCGGTATGGGTCGTTCACAGCACGAGGAAGAGTTGGCTGTTGAGTGCGGTTACTGGCACTTGTGGCGTTACAACCCACTGTTGGCTGATGAGGGTAAGAACCCATTCACACTCGACTCTAAGGCTCCTAACTGGGAGAACTTCCGCGACTTCCTGCTCGGTGAGGTTCGTTACCTCTCTGTACAGAAGGCATTCCCTAAGGAGGCTGATGAGCTCTTCTCTCAGGCAGAGAAGATGGCTAAGCTCCGTTACCAGACTTACGTTCGTAAGAGCCAGGAGGACTGGAGCGAGCAGATCTAA
- a CDS encoding ATP-binding protein yields the protein MEEAFFRTHTYLVEHTDAPVRRTLMDEIDWSDRLIGIKGTRGVGKSTFLLQYAKEHFGPTDRKCLYVNMNNFYFQSRGIADFAGDFVRHGGRTLLIDQVFKQSDWSKELRKCYDLYPELRIVFTGSSVMRLKEENPELNGIVKSYNLRGFSFREFINLQTGNSFQPYTLDEILRNHEHIIKQILPKVSPMKYFQDYLHHGFYPFFLENRNFTENLLKTMNMMTEVDILLIKQIELKYLTKIKRLFYQLAVEGAKAPNVSQLAEEINTSRATVMNYIKYLADARLINMIYPTGQEFPKKPSKVMMHNSNLMYAIYPIKIDKQEVMETFFVNSVWKDHKVSQTGKDHYFIVDGEKKFRICDAQSPNKVRNNPDIIYARYNTEVGKDNRIPLWLLGFLY from the coding sequence ATGGAAGAAGCATTCTTCAGAACACATACATACCTCGTAGAGCATACGGACGCACCAGTAAGACGCACTCTGATGGACGAAATCGACTGGAGCGACCGTTTGATTGGCATAAAGGGAACACGCGGTGTAGGTAAGTCTACATTCCTCCTTCAATATGCCAAGGAGCACTTTGGCCCTACTGACCGCAAGTGCCTGTATGTGAATATGAACAATTTCTATTTTCAAAGCAGAGGAATCGCAGATTTTGCCGGTGACTTTGTTCGCCACGGCGGCAGAACCCTTCTCATCGACCAGGTCTTCAAGCAGTCGGACTGGAGCAAGGAGCTGCGCAAATGCTACGACCTCTATCCAGAGTTAAGAATCGTGTTCACAGGTTCCAGCGTGATGAGACTGAAGGAAGAGAATCCTGAGCTCAATGGAATCGTGAAAAGCTATAATTTGCGAGGCTTCTCTTTCAGAGAGTTTATCAACCTGCAGACTGGCAACAGTTTCCAGCCATATACACTCGATGAAATCTTGCGCAATCACGAGCACATCATCAAGCAGATACTACCTAAGGTGAGCCCGATGAAATACTTCCAGGACTACTTGCATCATGGATTCTATCCATTCTTCCTGGAGAACCGCAACTTCACAGAGAATCTACTAAAGACAATGAACATGATGACCGAGGTAGACATCCTCCTCATCAAGCAAATCGAACTGAAATATCTCACCAAGATCAAGCGGCTCTTCTATCAGCTAGCTGTAGAAGGTGCCAAGGCTCCCAACGTGAGCCAGCTTGCCGAAGAGATCAACACCAGTAGAGCTACGGTAATGAACTACATCAAGTATCTTGCTGATGCGCGACTCATCAACATGATTTACCCTACCGGGCAGGAGTTCCCAAAGAAACCATCCAAGGTGATGATGCACAACTCCAACCTGATGTACGCCATCTATCCTATCAAGATAGACAAGCAGGAGGTAATGGAAACATTCTTCGTCAACTCGGTCTGGAAAGACCACAAGGTAAGCCAGACCGGCAAGGACCATTACTTCATTGTAGATGGTGAGAAGAAGTTCAGAATCTGCGATGCGCAATCTCCAAACAAGGTGCGCAACAATCCCGACATCATCTACGCCCGATACAATACCGAGGTAGGCAAGGACAACAGGATTCCGTTATGGCTTCTGGGGTTCCTTTATTAG
- a CDS encoding serpin family protein, translated as MNKKVFSAAVLASAAMAMTSCSTSKNAQNENATKAEKITEAEAARPSADEEMDESYLILSEAQQNIVKKNNDFAFRLYQQISGMDSEVVSPMSIAYLMGMLANGADGMTQQEILKAIGCEGVSVKELNDCYKALMLSAGKLDKQTTVNIANFIAINKNFTLNSDFAHTVADSYQAGVESMDFTSPKSATRINDWCKKQTKGMIPSIIDQVDPAAVSYLLNAIYFNGIWQEKFDAKNTRLENFSGYTRDIKKVNMMHQNKKFAYTENDMLQAVELPYGNGSYQMTVLLPKAGKSISEVMKEMNADKLQKLSNDMDRCQVDLKFPKFTTEMDLSLNQIISKLGAPSIFQPGTADFSRFANGSFYVSKMLQKAKIEVSERGTKAAAVTAAVMLTSLDPNEMKRVEFHANRPFVYFITERNSGAILFMGQFLGE; from the coding sequence ATGAACAAGAAAGTATTTAGTGCAGCTGTTTTAGCTTCAGCTGCAATGGCAATGACTTCTTGCAGCACTAGCAAGAATGCACAGAATGAGAACGCAACAAAGGCTGAGAAGATAACGGAGGCAGAGGCTGCCCGTCCGTCAGCAGATGAGGAAATGGACGAGAGTTATCTTATTCTCTCAGAGGCTCAGCAGAACATCGTGAAGAAGAATAATGATTTCGCTTTCAGACTCTATCAGCAGATCAGCGGCATGGATTCTGAGGTGGTTTCGCCAATGAGTATCGCCTATCTGATGGGAATGCTTGCAAATGGTGCCGACGGCATGACTCAGCAGGAGATTCTGAAGGCAATCGGTTGCGAGGGCGTGAGCGTGAAGGAACTCAACGACTGTTATAAGGCGCTGATGCTTTCGGCTGGCAAGCTCGACAAGCAGACAACCGTAAATATTGCCAACTTTATCGCTATCAACAAGAATTTCACATTGAACAGCGATTTCGCTCACACCGTGGCCGATTCTTATCAGGCTGGCGTGGAGAGCATGGACTTTACCTCTCCTAAATCTGCCACTCGTATTAATGACTGGTGCAAGAAGCAGACTAAAGGCATGATTCCTAGCATCATCGACCAGGTAGACCCTGCAGCCGTTTCTTACCTTCTGAATGCTATTTATTTTAATGGAATCTGGCAGGAGAAGTTTGATGCGAAGAACACCCGCCTCGAGAACTTCAGCGGTTACACCCGCGATATTAAGAAGGTGAACATGATGCACCAGAACAAGAAGTTTGCCTATACTGAAAATGATATGTTGCAGGCTGTAGAGCTGCCATACGGAAATGGAAGTTATCAGATGACCGTTCTTCTTCCTAAGGCTGGCAAGAGCATCAGCGAGGTGATGAAGGAGATGAATGCTGATAAACTTCAGAAGTTGAGTAATGACATGGACCGTTGCCAGGTAGATTTAAAATTCCCTAAGTTTACCACAGAGATGGATTTGTCGCTCAACCAGATTATCAGTAAATTGGGAGCTCCAAGCATCTTCCAGCCAGGTACGGCAGATTTCAGCCGTTTTGCCAATGGCAGCTTCTACGTATCGAAGATGTTGCAGAAGGCAAAGATTGAGGTAAGCGAGCGTGGAACAAAGGCTGCTGCCGTAACTGCTGCTGTGATGCTGACCTCACTGGATCCTAACGAGATGAAACGTGTAGAATTTCATGCCAACCGCCCATTCGTTTATTTCATTACAGAACGTAACAGTGGCGCCATTCTCTTCATGGGTCAGTTCCTGGGAGAATAA
- the ligA gene encoding NAD-dependent DNA ligase LigA, which yields MEEKLLQMKSLVERLNQASDSYYNGKGELMTDYEWDALFDQLKRLEEETGEILPDSPTNRVSEDSIVGKKEEHEFAALSLAKTKQVSDLVKWAEDRPIWISWKLDGLTLVVTYDGGKLTKIVTRGNGHIGTNITHLAPAISGIPATISEKGHLVVRGEAVISYTDFEQFIIESEGDYANPRNLASGSLTLKDIDEVKQRHIQWIPFTLVYTERELTSWGERMQMLKDLGMNPVERERIDHPTTENIQLEIDKFTEKVTSKKNPFPVDGLVICYDDTAYAATGSVTGHHATRAGFAFKWQDEHAETELDHIEWSCAASTITPVAVFKPVELEGTTVQRASLCNVSECERLGIGDKGTRLQVIKANKIIPKVINITEVVGSFVIPNECPVCHAPAVVRESESGTKTLHCTNAACPAKQLKKFARFVSKEGINIDGISEQTVWKFINHGFIREYADFYKLKNYAFEISCFEGFGKKSVSNLLESVEKSRHTDGRHLLYALNIPLCGGDVAKKLLSRFKVKELIETARLSMFDDEFASIDGIGPEKSAKFIAWFKDDIHFQHVQHLLSELIIEEQEPVETGNKCQGLTFVVTGDVYHYKNRNELKAYIESQGGKVTGSVSKSTNFLINNDAASQSSKNKKAHELNIPIITEDEFIEKFQE from the coding sequence ATGGAAGAGAAACTATTGCAGATGAAGAGCTTGGTTGAAAGACTCAACCAAGCTTCGGATAGTTATTATAACGGAAAAGGCGAACTCATGACCGACTATGAGTGGGACGCCCTTTTCGACCAGCTCAAGAGATTGGAAGAGGAAACAGGCGAAATTCTGCCTGACTCCCCTACTAATCGCGTGTCAGAAGATTCTATCGTAGGAAAGAAAGAGGAGCATGAATTTGCCGCCCTCTCTCTGGCAAAGACCAAACAGGTAAGTGATCTTGTAAAATGGGCAGAAGACCGCCCTATCTGGATTTCATGGAAACTGGACGGACTGACCCTCGTAGTAACCTATGACGGCGGAAAACTCACCAAAATCGTTACCCGCGGTAACGGACACATCGGCACCAACATTACCCACTTGGCTCCAGCCATTTCAGGCATTCCTGCTACCATTTCAGAGAAAGGACATCTTGTAGTAAGAGGAGAAGCCGTCATTTCGTATACTGATTTCGAACAGTTCATCATCGAAAGCGAAGGCGATTACGCCAATCCACGAAACCTCGCTTCAGGCTCACTCACGCTGAAGGATATTGATGAGGTGAAGCAGCGCCACATCCAATGGATTCCGTTCACCCTGGTTTATACTGAGCGGGAACTTACCTCATGGGGCGAACGCATGCAGATGCTGAAAGACCTGGGAATGAATCCTGTAGAACGAGAGCGTATTGACCACCCTACCACAGAAAATATCCAGCTGGAAATAGACAAGTTTACGGAGAAGGTGACAAGCAAGAAGAATCCTTTCCCGGTAGACGGACTGGTGATTTGTTACGATGATACGGCTTATGCAGCTACGGGGTCGGTTACAGGCCACCACGCTACGAGGGCAGGATTTGCCTTCAAATGGCAAGACGAGCATGCAGAGACAGAACTCGACCACATCGAATGGTCGTGCGCAGCCAGCACCATCACGCCTGTAGCTGTTTTCAAACCGGTAGAACTGGAAGGAACCACCGTGCAGCGTGCCTCGCTCTGCAATGTAAGCGAATGCGAGCGTCTGGGCATTGGCGACAAGGGAACCAGACTGCAGGTCATCAAGGCCAATAAGATTATCCCGAAGGTAATCAATATTACAGAGGTTGTGGGGAGTTTCGTCATTCCCAACGAATGTCCGGTCTGCCATGCTCCTGCCGTAGTGCGTGAGAGTGAGAGCGGCACCAAGACTCTCCATTGCACCAATGCAGCCTGCCCAGCCAAACAACTTAAGAAATTTGCCCGCTTCGTCAGCAAGGAAGGAATCAATATTGACGGAATCTCAGAACAGACTGTCTGGAAATTCATCAATCATGGTTTTATCAGGGAATATGCAGATTTCTACAAACTGAAGAATTATGCGTTCGAGATTTCCTGTTTCGAAGGATTTGGCAAGAAGAGCGTAAGCAATCTTCTGGAGAGTGTAGAGAAAAGCCGCCATACTGACGGCCGTCATCTGCTCTACGCCTTGAATATTCCGCTCTGCGGCGGCGATGTGGCTAAAAAACTGCTCAGCCGTTTCAAGGTGAAGGAACTGATAGAAACAGCGCGCCTGAGCATGTTTGATGATGAGTTTGCAAGCATTGATGGCATTGGACCTGAAAAGAGTGCCAAGTTTATCGCCTGGTTCAAGGACGATATTCATTTCCAGCATGTGCAGCATCTGCTGTCCGAGCTGATTATCGAGGAGCAGGAGCCTGTAGAAACGGGAAATAAATGCCAAGGGCTGACTTTCGTCGTAACGGGAGATGTGTATCATTACAAGAACCGCAACGAGCTGAAGGCTTATATTGAAAGCCAGGGCGGCAAAGTTACGGGAAGCGTGAGCAAGAGTACTAACTTCCTGATTAACAACGATGCAGCTTCGCAGAGTTCGAAGAACAAGAAAGCCCATGAACTCAATATTCCAATCATTACTGAGGATGAGTTCATAGAAAAGTTTCAGGAGTAA
- a CDS encoding GNAT family N-acetyltransferase — translation MKTNFRPAYIKDFAACWKVIDQARQSMIESGRHQWTEEYPSEKDIRKDIENGNAFVLTVNEEVVVYGAVILNGEPKYKKLVGNWITDGDYYVIHRFATLPSFQREGLARIFISKVNSMCEVEKIPSIKVDTNFDNTPMINLLSSMGFCICGRVNYGGNRGQRFAFEKLSIAMEPAE, via the coding sequence ATGAAGACAAACTTCAGACCGGCGTATATAAAGGACTTTGCTGCTTGCTGGAAAGTCATCGACCAGGCTCGCCAAAGTATGATAGAATCGGGACGTCACCAATGGACTGAGGAATATCCATCAGAAAAAGACATCAGAAAAGACATAGAAAATGGCAACGCCTTCGTTCTGACAGTAAACGAAGAGGTAGTTGTCTATGGAGCAGTCATATTGAATGGTGAACCCAAATATAAGAAATTAGTAGGCAACTGGATTACTGATGGCGATTATTATGTAATACATCGCTTTGCCACGTTGCCTAGTTTCCAGCGTGAAGGTTTGGCGCGTATTTTCATCAGTAAGGTGAACAGCATGTGCGAGGTAGAAAAAATACCTAGCATCAAGGTTGACACCAACTTTGACAATACGCCGATGATTAACCTTCTGTCTTCGATGGGTTTCTGCATCTGCGGACGTGTAAACTATGGAGGAAACAGAGGTCAGCGTTTCGCCTTTGAAAAACTCTCCATAGCCATGGAACCTGCAGAATAA